One genomic segment of Coffea arabica cultivar ET-39 chromosome 6e, Coffea Arabica ET-39 HiFi, whole genome shotgun sequence includes these proteins:
- the LOC113695021 gene encoding protein transport protein SEC24 A, giving the protein MGTENPNRANFSQRPSTTPFSASQNASPFSSSSQVAGAVASSFRPYNPLPSSQIPPSFSSGPLAGPEASGFRSVHQVRLSDPAGPPPAPSYGPSQTRPSQRLPSPQFSSPAQVPPLWTSTGERPVVAPSVRPSAGPFSSTPVSFQMQPQPPTIPLGSPPKSMNTVQRGMNVPQSSMDSPFAAVSTNLQPSSPPMRAPFPAARGTLQSAFPGYPSQQYNAVPQTPPVNSVAFPPQQGGSVAPPPAVSRPYIGQQGSYVQSPSISAPLGMYSQDRMQHPASLPHLGTAQGLVEDFSSLSLGSVPGSLDGGIDSKALPRPLDGDVEPKSFAEMYPGNCSSRYLRLSTCAMPNSQSLASRWHLPLGAVVCPLAEAPESEEVPIVNFLTTGIIRCRRCRTYVNPYVTFTDHGRKWRCNLCSLLNDVPGEYYAHLDASGRRIDLDQRPELTKGSVEFIAPAEYMVRPPMPPLYFFLIDVSVCAVRSGMLEVVAQTIKSSLDTLPGFPRTQIGFITYDSTVHFYNIKSSLTQPQMMVVSDLDDIFVPLPDDLLVNLSESRTVVDAFLDSLPSMFQENMNVESAFGPALKAAFMVMSQLGGKLLIFQNTLPSLGAGRLRLRGDDARVYGTEKEHTLRVPEDPFYKQMAADFSKFQIAVNIYAFSDKYTDIATLGTLAKYTGGQVYYYPNFVASVHKDKLRHELGRDLTRETAWEAVMRIRCGRGVRFTSYHGNFMLRSTDLMALPAVDCDKAYAMQLCLEETLLTTDRVYFQVALLYTSSSGERRIRVHNAAAPVVADLGELYRQADIGAIVSLLSRLAIEKSLSYKLDEARTSVQFRIVKALREYRNLHAVQHRLGGRMIYPESLKLLALYGLALCKSTPLRGGYPDVQLDERCAAGYTVMALPVKKLLKLLYPNLIRLDEYLLKASFADESENVWKRLPLSAESLDSSGIYIYDDGFRFVLWFGRMLSPDIARSVLGEDYATDYSKVCLMERDNEISRRLMRIIKKYRESDPSYYQLCHLVWQGEQPREGFYLLANLVEDQVGGTNSYADWMLQLYRQVQQNA; this is encoded by the exons ATGGGAACTGAAAATCCTAACCGTGCAAATTTTTCTCAGAGACCATCCACCACACCATTTTCTGCTTCTCAAAATGCTTCACCTTTTTCATCATCTAGCCAAGTAGCTGGAGCAGTAGCCTCTTCTTTTCGCCCTTATAATCCTCTTCCCTCTTCCCAGATCCCACCTTCCTTCTCTTCCGGGCCACTGGCTGGACCAGAGGCCTCTGGTTTTAGGTCTGTGCACCAGGTCAGATTGAGTGATCCAGCAGGACCACCTCCTGCACCATCCTATGGCCCATCACAGACCAGACCTTCTCAGCGTCTCCCAAGCCCACAGTTTTCCTCACCTGCGCAAGTGCCTCCTCTTTGGACTTCAACTGGGGAGCGGCCAGTAGTTGCTCCATCAGTAAGACCTTCCGCTGGCCCTTTCTCATCTACTCCAGTTTCCTTTCAAATGCAGCCACAACCTCCCACAATCCCTTTGGGATCTCCGCCTAAAAGCATGAATACTGTTCAACGAGGCATGAATGTTCCTCAATCATCTATGGATTCACCTTTTGCTGCTGTGAGCACAAACTTACAGCCATCATCACCACCTATGAGGGCACCGTTTCCTGCTGCCAGAGGTACCTTGCAGTCAGCTTTTCCTGGGTACCCCAGTCAGCAGTATAATGCAGTTCCACAAACTCCACCTGTGAACTCTGTTGCCTTTCCACCTCAGCAGGGTGGTTCTGTTGCACCTCCGCCAGCAGTATCAAGGCCTTATATTGGTCAACAAGGAAGTTATGTGCAGTCTCCATCAATTTCAGCTCCATTAGGGATGTATTCACAGGACCGCATGCAACATCCAGCCTCTCTGCCACATCTAGGCACTGCACAAGGCCTGGTGGAGGACTTCAGTTCCCTCTCTCTTGGGTCCGTTCCTGGATCACTGGATGGAGGAATTGATTCTAAAGCATTACCAAGGCCATTGGATGGGGATGTGGAGCCAAAATCTTTTGCTGAGATGTATCCTGGGAACTGTAGTTCTAGATATCTGCGACTGAGTACATGTGCGATGCCAAATTCTCAGTCCTTGGCTTCAAGGTGGCATTTGCCTCTGGGAGCAGTTGTTTGCCCTCTTGCAGAAGCTCCAGAAAGC GAGGAAGTTCCTATAGTTAATTTTTTGACAACTGGCATCATTCGTTGTAGAAGGTGTCGTACGTATGTTAATCCATATGTCACATTTACTGACCATGGAAGAAAGTGGAGGTGCAACTTATGTTCATTGCTTAATGATG TTCCTGGTGAATATTATGCCCACTTGGATGCTAGTGGCAGGAGAATTGACTTGGATCAACGGCCTGAGCTTACTAAGGGTAGTGTTGAATTTATTGCTCCAGCTGAATATATGGTCCGGCCACCAATGCCACCACTGTACTTTTTTCTCATTGATGTTTCAGTTTGTGCTGTGAGAAGTGGAATGCTGGAG GTTGTAGCACAAACTATCAAGTCCTCTTTGGACACCTTGCCTGGGTTTCCCAGGACACAGATTGGCTTCATAACTTATGATAGCACAGtacatttttataatataaag TCTTCTTTGACTCAGCCTCAGATGATGGTGGTCTCCGATCTGGATGACATATTTGTACCCTTGCCAGATGATCTTCTTGTTAACTTGTCTGAGTCAAGAACCGTTGTTGATGCATTTCTCGACAGCTTGCCCTCCATGTTTCAGGAGAACATGAATGTGGAGTCTGCTTTTGGTCCAGCTCTCAAAGCGGCTTTCATGGTTATG AGCCAACTTGGTGGCAAATTGTTGATTTTTCAAAACACATTGCCATCGCTAGGTGCTGGCCGCCTGAGGCTTCGTGGAGATGATGCACGTGTTTATGGGACCGAGAAAGAGCATACATTAAGAGTTCCAGAAGATCCATTTTATAAACAGATGGCTGCTGATTTCTCCAAATTCCAGATAGCAGTTAATATATATGCATTCAGCGATAAGTATACTGACATAGCCACCTTAG GAACTCTGGCAAAATATACTGGTGGGCAGGTATACTACTATCCAAATTTTGTTGCTTCTGTTCACAAAGATAAACTAAGACATGAGTTAGGTAGAGATCTTACAAGAGAGACTGCATGGGAAGCTGTTATGCGTATACGATGTGGGAGAG GTGTGCGTTTTACTTCTTACCATGGGAACTTTATGTTGCGATCTACTGATCTTATGGCACTTCCAGCTGTTGACTGTGATAAGGCATATGCAATGCAGTTATGCCTTGAAGAAACACTGCTGACAACGGATAGGGTGTATTTCCAAGTTGCTTTATT GTATACATCATCTTCTGGAGAAAGGCGTATTAGGGTACACAATGCTGCAGCTCCAGTTGTTGCTGATCTAGGAGAATTGTATCGCCAGGCTGATATTGGTGCCATAGTATCTTTGCTTTCAAGGCTTG CAATTGAGAAATCACTGTCCTACAAATTGGACGAAGCTCGAACTTCTGTTCAATTTAGGATTGTCAAGGCCCTTAGAGAATATAGAAACCTTCATGCTGTCCAGCACCGCTTGGGAGGCAGGATGATATACCCCGAATCTTTGAAGTTATTGGCTCTATATGGTTTAGCATTGTGTAAATCAACACCTCTTCGTGGTGGATATCCTGACGTTCAGCTTGATGAACGCTGTGCTGCTGGATATACAGTGATGGCTTTGCCGGTTAAAAAATTGTTGAAACTTTTGTATCCAAATCTGATTCGGCTAGATGAGTACCTCTTGAAG GCATCTTTTGCCGATGAATCAGAGAATGTTTGGAAGAGACTTCCACTTTCTGCAGAGAGCCTAGACTCAAGTGGAATTTATATATATGATGATGGTTTTCGATTTGTTTTATGGTTTGGTAGAATGCTATCACCAGATATAGCTAGGAGTGTACTTGGTGAAGATTATGCCACCGACTATTCAAAG GTTTGCCTTATGGAGCGAGACAATGAAATATCAAGAAGGTTGATGAGGATAATTAAGAAGTACAGGGAAAGTGACCCATCATATTATCAACTCTGTCACCTTGTATGGCAAGGTGAACAACCAAGAGAAGGCTTCTACCTGCTTGCTAATCTAGTTGAGGACCAGGTTGGGGGTACAAATAGCTATGCTGATTGGATGTTGCAATTATATCGGCAAGTTCAACAAAATGCATAA